A portion of the Natronococcus sp. AD-5 genome contains these proteins:
- a CDS encoding transcription initiation factor IIB, translated as MTNATSNTRVRRSERETEAETAESEQSDVACPECAGNLVVDDEHGETVCEDCGLVVEEDSVDRGPEWRAFDAAEKNEKSRVGAPTTNTMHDKGLSTNIDWRNKDAYGNSLGSRQREKMQRLRKWNERFRTRDSKERNLKQALGEIDRMASALGLPTNVRETASVIYRRALDEDLLPGRSIEGVSTACVYAAARQAGVPRSLDEIADVSRVEKNEIARTYRYVVRELGLEVQPADPESYVPRFASGLELSDEAEHRARALLQNAKEKGVHSGKSPVGLAAAAVYAAALLTNEKTTQAAVSDVADISEVTIRNRYHELLEAEETLGIA; from the coding sequence ATGACTAACGCAACATCGAACACCAGAGTACGACGTAGCGAACGAGAGACGGAAGCGGAAACCGCCGAGAGCGAGCAGAGCGACGTCGCCTGCCCCGAGTGCGCCGGAAACCTCGTCGTCGACGACGAGCACGGCGAGACGGTCTGTGAAGACTGCGGCCTCGTCGTCGAGGAGGACTCGGTCGACCGCGGGCCCGAGTGGCGCGCGTTCGACGCCGCGGAGAAGAACGAGAAGTCCCGCGTCGGCGCGCCGACGACGAACACGATGCACGACAAGGGGCTCTCGACGAACATCGACTGGCGAAACAAGGACGCCTACGGGAATTCCCTGGGCTCGCGCCAGCGGGAGAAGATGCAGCGCCTGCGCAAGTGGAACGAGCGCTTCCGCACTCGCGACTCCAAAGAGCGCAACCTGAAACAGGCCCTCGGCGAGATCGACCGGATGGCGAGCGCGCTCGGCCTGCCGACGAACGTCCGCGAGACCGCCTCGGTCATCTACCGCCGTGCGCTCGACGAGGACCTGCTTCCGGGTCGCTCCATCGAGGGCGTCTCGACCGCCTGCGTCTACGCCGCCGCCCGTCAGGCCGGCGTCCCCCGCTCGCTCGACGAGATCGCCGACGTCTCCCGCGTCGAGAAGAACGAGATCGCCCGCACCTACCGCTACGTCGTCCGCGAACTCGGCCTCGAGGTCCAGCCGGCCGACCCCGAGAGCTACGTCCCGCGGTTCGCCTCGGGACTCGAACTCTCCGACGAAGCCGAGCACCGCGCCCGCGCGCTGCTCCAGAACGCGAAGGAGAAGGGCGTTCACAGCGGCAAGTCGCCGGTCGGCCTCGCCGCCGCGGCCGTTTACGCCGCCGCCCTACTGACCAACGAGAAGACGACCCAGGCCGCCGTCAGCGACGTCGCCGACATCTCGGAAGTCACCATTCGAAACCGCTACCACGAACTGCTCGAGGCCGAGGAAACCCTCGGCATAGCGTAA
- a CDS encoding inosine/xanthosine triphosphatase: MDVAVGSTNPVKVDAVERTLERYEPTVTAVAVDSGVAEQPWSIAETVTGAETRARRALEVTGASYGVGLEGGVARLEGVSGLSLIMWGAATDGERMERGSGPTLRLPDRVAGRLEDGEELGPVMDDVLGREGIAESDGAAGVLTNGLTDRTRALGEAVACSVGPLLVDQYD; encoded by the coding sequence ATGGACGTCGCAGTCGGGAGCACCAACCCGGTCAAGGTCGACGCGGTCGAACGAACGCTCGAGCGGTACGAACCGACGGTGACCGCGGTCGCGGTCGACTCCGGCGTCGCCGAACAGCCGTGGTCGATCGCCGAGACCGTCACCGGCGCCGAAACCCGCGCCCGTCGCGCGCTCGAGGTGACCGGCGCCTCGTACGGGGTCGGCCTCGAGGGCGGCGTCGCCCGGCTCGAGGGGGTCTCGGGCCTCTCGCTGATCATGTGGGGCGCGGCGACCGACGGCGAGCGGATGGAACGGGGAAGCGGCCCGACGCTTCGGCTGCCCGACCGGGTCGCGGGTAGACTCGAGGACGGCGAAGAACTCGGCCCGGTGATGGACGACGTCCTCGGACGAGAGGGAATCGCCGAGAGCGACGGCGCCGCCGGCGTGCTCACGAACGGATTGACCGATCGAACGCGGGCCCTCGGCGAGGCGGTCGCCTGTAGCGTCGGGCCGCTCCTGGTCGACCAGTACGACTAA
- a CDS encoding DUF7123 family protein, producing the protein MSTATATDLTSKQHQILQYLRENAATKTYFKSRLIGKELGMTAKEVGSNISALQEGNYDVEIEKWGYSSSTTWKVNL; encoded by the coding sequence ATGAGCACTGCAACGGCCACCGACCTCACGAGCAAACAGCACCAGATTCTCCAGTACCTCCGGGAGAACGCGGCGACGAAGACGTACTTCAAGTCGCGGCTCATCGGCAAGGAACTCGGGATGACGGCCAAGGAGGTCGGCTCGAACATCTCCGCGCTCCAGGAAGGTAACTACGACGTCGAGATCGAAAAGTGGGGTTACTCCTCGAGCACCACCTGGAAGGTGAACCTGTAA
- a CDS encoding winged helix-turn-helix transcriptional regulator — MTPSDRVDDDKRSTLRRFAALGAASPVAGFAESAAAETRGSDARDAIAGYLSTTPGAHFSKIRDDLQLGTGETQHHLRQLEDQGVVERYRDGDYKRFVPAGRFDEFEKLALGYLRRDTPRGMLIELLLRPDSTAGDLADALDVSPPTVSKYAGELEDAGLLSRADGYAVERPETVLVLVVRHADSFGDRARRFARNADQFLAYDG, encoded by the coding sequence ATGACACCGTCCGATAGGGTCGACGACGACAAACGTTCGACCCTGCGCCGATTCGCCGCTCTCGGTGCCGCTTCGCCCGTCGCCGGATTCGCGGAGTCGGCGGCAGCCGAAACCCGAGGGAGCGACGCCCGCGACGCGATCGCGGGTTACCTTTCGACGACGCCCGGCGCGCACTTCTCGAAGATTCGGGACGACCTCCAGCTGGGGACCGGGGAAACCCAGCACCACCTGCGACAGCTCGAGGATCAGGGCGTCGTCGAGCGATACCGGGACGGCGACTACAAGCGGTTCGTTCCGGCCGGCCGGTTCGACGAGTTCGAGAAGCTCGCGCTGGGCTATCTCCGTCGGGATACCCCCCGCGGAATGCTGATCGAACTCCTCTTACGTCCCGACTCGACCGCCGGCGATCTGGCGGACGCCCTCGACGTCTCGCCGCCGACGGTGAGCAAGTACGCCGGCGAACTCGAGGATGCGGGATTGCTTTCGCGCGCCGACGGCTACGCGGTCGAGCGACCCGAAACCGTGCTGGTACTGGTCGTCCGTCACGCGGATTCCTTCGGCGACCGAGCCCGACGCTTCGCGCGAAACGCCGACCAGTTCCTCGCGTACGACGGATAA
- a CDS encoding SPFH domain-containing protein: MIEAFPLQTGGALLFLGALVLVVVVAALLSAIEIVDAYEKRALTVFGEYRKLLEPGINWVPPFVSNTYRFDMRTQTLDVPRQEAITRDNSPVTADAVVYIKVMDAKKAFLEVDDYKKAVSNLAQTTLRAVLGDMELDDTLNKRQEINAKIRQELDEPTDEWGIRVESVEVREVNPSKDVQRAMEQQTSAERKRRAMILEAQGERRSAVEKAEGDKQSQIIRAQGEKQSQILEAQGDAISTVLRARSAESMGERAVIDKGMDALTEIGRSESTTFVLPQELSSMVGRYGKHLSGSDVKEDGAELESLEFDEETRELIGLDDISEIIGEIDQEADMDVEAMEQEAKAIKEGKDPANITDPDEVIEEMDQEFQGQTDGGTADAGDSNTDD; encoded by the coding sequence ATGATCGAAGCGTTTCCCCTGCAAACCGGCGGCGCACTGCTGTTTCTCGGTGCGCTCGTTCTCGTCGTCGTCGTCGCCGCGCTACTCAGCGCGATCGAGATCGTCGACGCGTACGAGAAGCGTGCGCTGACCGTCTTCGGCGAGTACCGCAAACTGCTCGAGCCCGGGATCAACTGGGTCCCGCCGTTCGTCTCGAACACCTACCGGTTCGACATGCGAACGCAGACGCTAGACGTCCCGCGTCAGGAGGCGATCACGCGGGACAACTCGCCCGTCACGGCCGACGCCGTCGTCTACATCAAGGTCATGGACGCGAAGAAGGCCTTCCTCGAGGTCGACGACTACAAGAAGGCCGTCTCGAACCTCGCCCAGACGACGCTGCGCGCCGTCCTGGGCGACATGGAACTCGACGATACGCTCAACAAGCGCCAGGAGATCAACGCCAAGATTCGCCAGGAACTCGACGAGCCCACCGACGAGTGGGGGATCCGCGTCGAGAGCGTCGAGGTCCGCGAGGTCAACCCCTCGAAGGACGTCCAGCGCGCGATGGAGCAACAGACCTCCGCCGAACGGAAGCGCCGCGCGATGATCCTCGAGGCGCAGGGTGAACGCCGCAGCGCCGTCGAGAAGGCGGAAGGTGACAAGCAGAGCCAGATCATCCGCGCCCAGGGTGAAAAGCAGAGCCAGATCCTGGAAGCGCAGGGTGACGCGATCTCGACCGTCCTGCGCGCCCGCTCGGCCGAGTCGATGGGCGAGCGCGCCGTCATCGACAAGGGAATGGACGCCCTGACCGAGATCGGCCGGAGCGAGTCCACCACGTTCGTCCTCCCGCAGGAACTGTCCTCGATGGTCGGCCGCTACGGCAAGCACCTCTCGGGCAGCGACGTCAAGGAAGACGGCGCGGAACTCGAGAGCCTCGAGTTCGACGAGGAGACCCGCGAGCTGATCGGCCTCGACGACATCAGCGAGATCATCGGCGAGATCGATCAGGAGGCCGACATGGACGTCGAAGCGATGGAACAGGAGGCCAAGGCGATCAAGGAAGGGAAGGATCCGGCGAACATCACGGACCCCGACGAGGTCATCGAAGAGATGGACCAGGAGTTCCAGGGGCAGACCGACGGCGGGACCGCCGACGCCGGGGACTCGAACACGGACGACTGA
- a CDS encoding NfeD family protein — MVEVLFENMPLLLLTVGLILMGLEALSPGAHLVVIGIALVGAGLVGMLFPPAANVLVLAGLTLAIGIVATYVYREFDFYGGKGTAQTKDSTSLAGSTGYATETVTSRSGEVKLDEGGFAPYYSARTTSGSIEEGEEIIVLDPGGGNVLTVEALGSIGEDEIDRALAREATSDTDESVTEPETEKSG, encoded by the coding sequence ATGGTCGAAGTCCTCTTCGAGAACATGCCTCTGCTGCTGTTGACGGTGGGGCTCATACTGATGGGGCTCGAGGCTCTCTCGCCCGGGGCGCACCTCGTCGTCATCGGCATCGCCTTAGTCGGCGCCGGACTCGTCGGGATGCTCTTCCCGCCGGCGGCGAACGTGCTCGTGCTGGCGGGGTTGACGCTGGCCATCGGAATCGTCGCGACCTACGTCTATCGCGAGTTCGACTTCTACGGCGGAAAGGGAACCGCACAGACGAAGGACTCGACCTCGCTCGCCGGTTCGACGGGATACGCGACCGAGACCGTCACCAGCCGCAGCGGCGAGGTCAAACTCGACGAAGGCGGCTTCGCGCCCTACTACAGCGCCCGCACGACGAGCGGCTCGATCGAGGAGGGCGAGGAGATCATCGTCCTCGATCCCGGCGGGGGGAACGTCCTCACGGTCGAAGCCCTCGGCTCGATCGGGGAAGACGAGATCGACCGCGCGCTCGCGAGGGAAGCGACGTCGGATACCGACGAGTCGGTGACCGAACCGGAGACGGAGAAGTCGGGTTGA
- a CDS encoding DUF7312 domain-containing protein has translation MAGDASGDRRDETDGSREPPATDRDVSDSTDEAWNAVDSDADDRKSVTDRIPIDLSSDADDRRTDDEREEADDAYAPEPSSTPIEREEPSLENAIFVVLGALVMILVIVRIVSIPV, from the coding sequence ATGGCAGGCGACGCCTCCGGCGACCGGCGCGACGAGACCGACGGGTCGCGGGAGCCACCGGCGACCGACCGAGACGTTTCGGATTCGACGGACGAGGCGTGGAACGCGGTCGATTCGGACGCGGACGACCGGAAATCCGTCACCGACCGGATCCCGATCGATCTCTCGAGCGACGCGGACGACCGGAGGACCGACGACGAACGGGAGGAGGCGGACGACGCTTACGCGCCCGAACCCAGTTCGACGCCGATCGAGCGGGAAGAGCCGAGCCTCGAGAACGCTATTTTCGTCGTCCTGGGCGCGCTCGTGATGATTCTCGTCATCGTTCGCATCGTTTCGATTCCGGTGTAA
- the pyk gene encoding pyruvate kinase has protein sequence MGNAKIVCTLGPASDDRGTITELAEAGMSVARLNASHGSLEDRATLIDRVRTVDERRDEPVAVMLDMKGPEIRTAPLPEGETVELETGSEIEFVEGEEASPGRVGLSLPIEAVEAGDRILLDDGLIETTVLERDGGTVRARVDTGGELGGRKGVNVPGVDLDLDIVTESDRRDLELAAEKEVDFVAASFVRDADDVYEVSEVLEELGAEIPIISKIERAGAVTNLDEIIEASYGIMVARGDLGVECPMEDVPMIQKRIIRKCRNAGSPVITATEMLDSMVHARRPTRAEASDVANAVLDGTDGVMLSAETAIGDHPVAVVDAMDSIVREVENSEEYAETLEQRVPASGEARTDALARSARYLARDIGAEAIVAATESGYTALKTAKYRPGVPVVASTPSHSVRRQLALSWGVTPLYAQVSDQGAGAVVEKAVQAALDAGVAESGDTVVVLCGMMTELEGANTTNMMKVHVAADALTTGRVVVEGRVTGPIVRLEDGDLSSIPEGAIVALDTEFDDEFEGDLENLGGIVNAQRGMTGYPSLVAREIDVPMISGADVDELEDGTIATLDAERGVVYGGDIGDRTDRD, from the coding sequence ATGGGAAACGCGAAGATCGTCTGTACCCTGGGACCCGCATCCGACGACCGGGGGACGATCACGGAGCTCGCGGAGGCCGGGATGTCCGTCGCCCGGCTGAACGCGAGCCACGGCAGCCTCGAGGACCGCGCGACGCTGATCGACCGCGTGCGCACCGTCGACGAACGGAGGGACGAACCCGTCGCCGTCATGCTCGACATGAAGGGACCGGAGATCCGGACCGCGCCGCTCCCGGAGGGCGAGACGGTCGAACTCGAGACCGGCTCCGAGATCGAGTTCGTCGAGGGCGAGGAGGCGTCCCCGGGGCGGGTCGGCCTCTCCCTGCCGATCGAAGCCGTCGAAGCGGGCGACCGCATCCTGCTCGACGACGGCCTGATCGAGACGACCGTCCTCGAGCGCGACGGCGGGACGGTTCGAGCGCGGGTCGACACCGGCGGCGAGCTCGGCGGCCGCAAGGGCGTCAACGTGCCCGGCGTCGACCTCGACCTCGACATCGTGACCGAATCCGACCGGCGGGACCTCGAACTCGCCGCCGAGAAGGAGGTCGACTTCGTCGCGGCGAGTTTCGTCCGGGACGCGGACGACGTCTACGAGGTCAGCGAGGTGCTCGAGGAACTGGGCGCGGAGATCCCGATCATCTCGAAGATCGAGCGCGCCGGAGCAGTCACCAACCTGGACGAAATCATCGAGGCCTCCTACGGCATCATGGTCGCGCGCGGCGACCTCGGCGTCGAGTGCCCGATGGAGGACGTCCCGATGATCCAGAAGCGGATCATCCGCAAGTGTCGGAACGCGGGCTCACCGGTCATCACGGCGACCGAAATGCTCGACTCGATGGTGCACGCCCGCCGCCCGACGCGCGCGGAGGCCTCCGACGTCGCGAACGCCGTCCTCGACGGCACCGACGGGGTCATGCTCTCGGCCGAGACGGCGATCGGCGACCACCCCGTCGCCGTCGTCGACGCGATGGACAGCATCGTTCGCGAGGTCGAAAACTCCGAGGAGTACGCCGAGACCCTGGAGCAGCGCGTCCCCGCCTCGGGCGAGGCGCGGACGGACGCGCTGGCCCGGTCGGCGCGCTACCTGGCGCGCGACATCGGCGCGGAGGCGATCGTGGCCGCGACCGAGTCCGGCTACACGGCGCTGAAGACGGCGAAGTACCGCCCCGGCGTCCCGGTCGTCGCCTCGACGCCGAGTCACAGCGTGCGCCGGCAGCTCGCGCTGTCGTGGGGCGTGACGCCGCTGTACGCCCAGGTCTCGGACCAGGGCGCGGGTGCGGTCGTCGAGAAGGCCGTGCAGGCGGCGCTCGACGCCGGCGTCGCCGAGAGCGGCGATACCGTCGTCGTCCTCTGCGGGATGATGACCGAACTCGAGGGCGCGAACACGACGAACATGATGAAGGTCCACGTCGCCGCCGACGCGCTGACGACCGGTCGCGTCGTCGTCGAGGGACGCGTGACCGGCCCGATCGTTCGGCTCGAGGACGGCGACCTCTCGTCGATCCCCGAGGGTGCGATCGTCGCGCTCGATACGGAGTTCGACGACGAGTTCGAGGGCGACCTCGAGAACCTCGGCGGGATCGTCAACGCCCAGCGGGGGATGACCGGCTACCCGTCGCTGGTAGCCAGGGAGATCGACGTGCCGATGATCAGCGGCGCGGACGTCGACGAACTCGAGGACGGCACGATCGCGACGCTGGACGCGGAACGCGGCGTCGTCTACGGCGGGGACATCGGCGACCGCACCGACCGCGACTGA
- a CDS encoding GYD domain-containing protein, whose protein sequence is MPTYVSIVQLAGRDVQNMQELASIWGEIRTEFEEHDAELHDSYAILGEHDFLVIFEAPDHKGAFKAALTLHRHGLDAQTMEIMDTDDFASLVDEI, encoded by the coding sequence ATGCCGACTTACGTCTCCATCGTTCAGCTCGCCGGCCGAGACGTCCAGAACATGCAAGAACTCGCGTCGATCTGGGGCGAGATCAGGACGGAGTTCGAGGAACACGACGCCGAACTCCACGATTCGTACGCCATCCTCGGAGAGCACGACTTCCTCGTGATCTTCGAAGCGCCGGATCATAAAGGAGCGTTCAAGGCGGCGCTGACGCTCCATCGGCACGGTTTGGACGCGCAGACGATGGAGATCATGGACACCGACGACTTCGCGAGTCTCGTCGACGAAATCTAA
- a CDS encoding helix-turn-helix domain-containing protein gives MIKARFRMQLPADVWITDVSTSFPTATFRLLTGVPMGDRALELGEITAADPEAAGDAVEAHPDVVEYERLYIDERRTIAQYEAVEQQLYEFLGDSSLPPEFPVRIENGAMEFDVTASRDQFERIGAGLDASGYDYELLSVVEDRDPETLLTDRQRECLTVALGAGYFQVPRACTLEEVAETIGVDKSTASETIRRGSGRVLEWFLVGNEPN, from the coding sequence ATGATCAAGGCACGGTTCCGTATGCAGCTGCCGGCGGACGTCTGGATCACCGACGTGTCGACGTCGTTTCCGACGGCGACGTTCAGATTGCTTACCGGCGTCCCGATGGGGGACAGGGCGCTGGAACTGGGCGAGATTACGGCGGCGGATCCCGAGGCTGCCGGCGACGCCGTCGAAGCTCACCCGGACGTCGTCGAGTACGAGCGTCTGTACATCGACGAGCGACGGACGATCGCACAGTACGAGGCGGTCGAACAGCAGCTCTACGAGTTCCTCGGTGACTCGTCGCTCCCCCCGGAGTTCCCCGTACGGATCGAAAACGGTGCCATGGAGTTCGACGTAACCGCGAGCCGCGACCAGTTCGAGAGAATCGGGGCTGGACTGGATGCGAGCGGCTACGACTACGAGCTCCTCTCGGTCGTCGAGGATCGGGATCCGGAAACGCTCCTGACGGACCGCCAGCGCGAGTGTCTGACCGTCGCACTCGGAGCGGGCTATTTCCAGGTGCCGCGTGCGTGCACGCTCGAGGAAGTGGCTGAGACGATCGGAGTCGACAAGTCGACCGCCAGCGAGACGATTCGACGCGGTTCCGGCCGCGTTCTCGAGTGGTTCCTCGTCGGGAACGAGCCGAACTGA
- the metG gene encoding methionine--tRNA ligase, with protein sequence MSNDDFPTDRPAVVTCGLPYANGDLHIGHLRGYIGADAFNRALQTLGQETAYVSGSDMHGTPVAVNAEQEGVDPEDFALEWHRQYEETFPQFNVDFDNYGHTHDETNTELTQDIVRTLDEEGYVYEKEIQVAYDPDADQYLPDRYVEGTCPYCGAKARGDECDEGCQRHLEPGEVKDPTSTITGNPAEYRERTHKFFRVSEFADYLTEFLDGLEGTSNARNQPRQWIEEGLQDWCLTRDMEWGIDYPGEDDEDIVLYVWVDAPVEYVASTKQYSERVGSDEYDWERVWKEDGDIVHVIGRDIIQHHTVFWPAMLEGADYNAPRGIAATGFITINGKGLSTSRNRAIWAEEYLDEGFHPDLLRYYLTTTGGLQQDVDFSWDSFQEKVNGELVGTVGNFWYRSLLFAYRNYEGTPEADVSEEVHERIEGAIGEVREAVNDYSLRGIGRAATRLAQFGNEYIQRNEPWKLTDEEPEEAAQVIRDCVQIAKAVGVLLEPIAPDKARQLWEQLGEEGTVADAHLEDALEAPPRSFDEPGELFAKIEDDRVAELNEKLEERVAAASDDESETESDDTDGDESADMAETDDLEPLLEDRIGFEEFQNVDIRVGRIEATEGIDGADDLARLEVDIGFETRQIVAGIKQLHDLDELPGEKCVLLANMEPAELFGVESNGMILAAGEQADLLTTRGDAEVGEKIR encoded by the coding sequence ATGAGCAACGACGACTTTCCGACGGACCGCCCCGCGGTCGTGACCTGCGGGTTGCCGTACGCGAACGGCGACCTCCACATCGGCCACCTCCGCGGCTACATCGGCGCAGACGCTTTCAACCGCGCGCTCCAGACGCTCGGCCAGGAGACGGCCTACGTCTCCGGCTCGGACATGCACGGCACCCCGGTCGCCGTCAACGCCGAGCAGGAGGGCGTCGATCCCGAAGACTTTGCACTGGAGTGGCACCGCCAGTACGAGGAGACGTTCCCGCAGTTCAACGTCGACTTCGACAACTACGGCCACACCCACGACGAGACGAACACCGAACTCACCCAGGATATCGTCCGCACGCTGGACGAGGAGGGCTACGTCTACGAGAAGGAGATTCAGGTCGCCTACGATCCCGACGCCGACCAGTACCTCCCCGACCGGTACGTCGAGGGGACCTGTCCGTACTGCGGCGCGAAGGCCCGCGGCGACGAGTGCGACGAGGGCTGTCAGCGCCACTTAGAGCCCGGCGAGGTCAAAGATCCCACGAGCACGATCACCGGGAACCCGGCCGAGTATCGCGAGCGCACCCACAAGTTCTTCCGCGTCTCGGAGTTCGCCGACTACCTGACCGAGTTCTTGGACGGCCTCGAGGGCACCTCGAACGCCCGCAACCAGCCCCGCCAGTGGATCGAAGAGGGGCTGCAGGACTGGTGTCTCACCCGCGACATGGAGTGGGGGATCGACTATCCGGGCGAGGACGACGAGGACATCGTCCTCTACGTCTGGGTCGACGCGCCCGTCGAGTACGTCGCCTCGACGAAGCAGTACTCGGAACGCGTCGGCAGCGACGAGTACGACTGGGAGCGCGTCTGGAAGGAAGACGGTGACATCGTCCACGTCATCGGCCGGGACATCATCCAGCACCACACCGTCTTCTGGCCCGCGATGCTCGAGGGCGCCGACTACAACGCGCCCCGCGGAATCGCCGCGACCGGCTTCATCACGATCAACGGGAAGGGACTCTCCACGAGTCGCAACCGCGCCATCTGGGCCGAGGAGTACTTGGACGAGGGGTTCCACCCGGACCTGCTGCGATACTATCTCACCACGACCGGCGGCCTCCAGCAGGACGTCGACTTCTCCTGGGACTCCTTCCAGGAGAAGGTCAACGGCGAACTCGTCGGCACCGTCGGCAACTTCTGGTACCGCTCGCTGCTGTTCGCCTACCGCAACTACGAGGGCACCCCGGAGGCGGACGTCTCCGAGGAGGTCCACGAGCGCATCGAGGGCGCCATCGGCGAGGTTCGCGAGGCCGTCAACGACTACTCGCTGCGCGGAATCGGCCGGGCCGCGACGCGACTCGCCCAGTTCGGCAACGAGTACATCCAGCGCAACGAGCCCTGGAAGCTCACCGACGAGGAGCCGGAAGAGGCCGCGCAGGTCATCCGCGACTGCGTCCAGATCGCCAAGGCCGTCGGCGTCCTCCTGGAGCCGATCGCCCCCGACAAAGCCCGGCAGCTGTGGGAACAACTCGGCGAGGAGGGCACGGTCGCGGACGCTCACCTCGAGGACGCCCTCGAGGCCCCGCCGCGGAGCTTCGACGAACCCGGCGAACTGTTCGCGAAGATCGAGGACGACCGCGTCGCGGAGTTGAACGAGAAGCTCGAGGAACGGGTCGCGGCGGCCTCGGACGACGAGAGCGAAACCGAAAGCGACGACACCGACGGGGACGAATCCGCGGACATGGCAGAAACTGACGACCTCGAGCCCCTGCTCGAGGACCGGATCGGCTTCGAGGAGTTCCAGAACGTCGACATCCGCGTCGGGCGGATCGAGGCCACGGAGGGGATCGACGGCGCCGACGACCTCGCACGACTCGAGGTCGACATCGGCTTCGAAACCCGCCAAATCGTCGCCGGGATCAAGCAACTGCACGACCTCGACGAACTGCCCGGCGAGAAGTGCGTTCTGCTCGCGAACATGGAGCCGGCGGAGCTGTTCGGCGTCGAGTCGAACGGGATGATCCTCGCCGCCGGCGAGCAGGCGGATCTGCTGACGACCCGCGGCGACGCCGAGGTCGGCGAGAAGATTCGGTAA
- the mfnA gene encoding tyrosine decarboxylase MfnA, translating into MQAEPQAFDRVLSSMCTKPHPDARDAAERFLATNPGDPGTYPNVTALEDDAIAMLGEIAGLDDPAGYVASGGTEANVQAVRIARERADSRTPNVVMPESGHFSFRKAADLLGVELRIVPTDDDHRADLEAVRSCVGEETALVVGVAGTTEYGRVDPIPELGEIARSVDAMLHVDAAWGGFVLPFTDYEWHFGHAPVDTMAIDPHKMGQAAVPAGGLLVRSADLLDELAVDTPYLESTSQATLTGTRSGAGVASAVAAMEALWPEGYRRQYVRSQNNAAWLADALEKRGYEVVDPTLPLVAATVPRSTFDALRARGWRISRTATGELRVVCMPHVTREMLASFVGDLDRLEVRASVPVASDD; encoded by the coding sequence ATGCAAGCCGAGCCGCAGGCGTTCGACCGGGTCCTCTCGTCGATGTGTACGAAACCCCACCCGGACGCGCGCGATGCGGCCGAGCGGTTTCTCGCGACCAACCCCGGCGATCCGGGCACCTATCCGAACGTGACGGCACTCGAGGACGACGCCATCGCGATGCTCGGAGAGATCGCCGGCCTCGACGATCCCGCCGGCTACGTCGCCAGCGGCGGGACGGAGGCGAACGTCCAGGCCGTCCGCATCGCCCGGGAGCGAGCCGACTCGCGGACGCCGAACGTCGTCATGCCCGAGTCGGGGCACTTCAGCTTCCGGAAGGCCGCCGACCTGCTCGGCGTCGAACTCCGGATCGTCCCGACCGACGACGATCACCGGGCGGACCTCGAGGCCGTCCGTTCCTGCGTCGGCGAGGAAACTGCGCTCGTCGTCGGCGTCGCGGGGACGACCGAGTACGGCCGGGTCGATCCGATCCCGGAACTGGGCGAGATCGCCCGGTCGGTCGACGCCATGCTCCACGTCGACGCCGCCTGGGGCGGGTTCGTCCTTCCGTTTACCGACTACGAGTGGCACTTCGGCCACGCTCCGGTCGACACCATGGCGATCGACCCGCACAAGATGGGCCAGGCCGCGGTTCCCGCGGGCGGCCTGCTCGTTCGCTCCGCCGATCTGCTCGACGAACTCGCGGTCGACACGCCGTACCTCGAGTCGACCTCGCAGGCGACGCTGACCGGGACCCGCTCGGGCGCCGGAGTCGCGAGCGCCGTCGCCGCGATGGAGGCGCTGTGGCCCGAGGGGTATCGCCGGCAGTACGTCCGCTCGCAGAACAACGCCGCGTGGCTGGCCGACGCCCTGGAAAAGCGCGGCTACGAGGTCGTCGACCCCACGCTACCGCTCGTGGCGGCGACCGTCCCCCGCTCGACGTTCGACGCGCTTCGCGCGCGGGGATGGCGCATATCGCGGACCGCTACGGGCGAACTCCGGGTCGTCTGCATGCCCCACGTGACCCGCGAGATGCTCGCCTCGTTCGTCGGCGATCTGGATCGACTCGAGGTGCGCGCGAGCGTACCGGTCGCCAGCGACGACTGA